The Bacillales bacterium genome contains a region encoding:
- a CDS encoding transglutaminase family protein: MKYEIRQTNHFTYEGSVSHSINQFRLKPIEDHEQKCLSFDVTIDPEATCYIHNDYWGNHVETFYIWESHDKLMIETHSVVEVCKKQIPPSPSFNEEMLQMFDSDAFKQEYAEFLVQTDYTTIDQAKIEAVTDKIWEQSKDPHDFVNRVNTYLYETFTYVPGATTVETKAEEVLNNEEGVCQDYTHVMLALCRHRGIPARYVSGYIYVDENSAMRGDAATHAWVEIALPNIGWVGFDPTNNVIAKDQHIRLAVGRDYQDIVPVKGIYIGGKQHLQVGVSVKKIDPPNESGSSQDLYFVRKNKELP, encoded by the coding sequence ATGAAATACGAGATTCGTCAAACCAATCATTTTACCTACGAGGGATCAGTGAGCCACAGCATTAATCAATTTCGCTTGAAACCGATCGAAGACCATGAACAAAAGTGTCTTTCTTTTGACGTGACCATTGATCCGGAAGCAACGTGCTATATCCATAACGATTATTGGGGAAATCACGTAGAGACGTTTTACATTTGGGAATCCCATGACAAGTTAATGATCGAAACGCATTCCGTCGTCGAAGTATGTAAAAAACAGATACCGCCGTCTCCTTCATTCAACGAGGAGATGCTGCAGATGTTTGATTCGGATGCTTTTAAACAAGAGTATGCCGAATTCTTGGTTCAAACCGACTATACGACGATTGACCAGGCGAAAATCGAAGCCGTAACGGACAAAATTTGGGAGCAATCCAAAGATCCGCACGACTTTGTTAATCGAGTCAATACGTATTTATATGAGACTTTCACATATGTGCCGGGTGCAACGACGGTTGAAACGAAGGCAGAAGAGGTGCTGAACAACGAAGAAGGGGTTTGCCAAGACTACACGCATGTGATGTTGGCACTCTGTCGGCATCGTGGAATTCCAGCTCGTTACGTCAGCGGTTATATTTATGTCGACGAAAACTCAGCGATGCGTGGTGATGCCGCGACACATGCTTGGGTGGAGATTGCCTTACCTAACATTGGATGGGTGGGCTTTGATCCGACAAATAACGTTATCGCTAAAGACCAGCATATACGCCTGGCTGTTGGCCGGGATTATCAAGATATCGTGCCGGTGAAAGGCATTTATATCGGCGGAAAGCAACACCTTCAAGTCGGTGTCAGCGTGAAAAAAATCGATCCCCCCAATGAATCCGGGTCTTCGCAGGATTTATACTTCGTGAGAAAAAACAAGGAACTTCCTTAA
- a CDS encoding Ig-like domain repeat protein: protein MGKRLQKNLAVLTAVLLGVLTSVSTTHTANADDGTSAYPNAPGARAAYGGAYGTELFLGGNYIELGISNWGDLGTEGPKPSHFRGTNGSYRVGMSADFDGYGKGYDLPIDYYLPGTPEERFAVGYKVNGAIYTNSNSALMRSKNMPTTVTNESKIEEGLLKANIESTWSSRMKVSQVISFNVNDKFYRNEVTLTNLTAQTWDSARYMRSFDPDNTVFAGSSYTGFTTVNTVTKTVAEDGKAVVKAEAQSNDRYYQMTGSRAPFFFYSNDPAARASIFGFLNTNPYDPRAYDAPTRKGQSITSDIAITMTWDSGQLAPGESKTFTYYSSLDERDFDDVIKEIEKDTTAPVTTDNAPTEWQNHDFSIDLTAIDDESGVDQTYYAVDNGDLQTGTSVSIDTEGVHTVSYYSVDKAGNQEAGHTVTVKLDKTAPETTDNAPTSWQNHDFSIDLSASDDESGVVQTYYTIDNGDLQTGTSVSIHSEGVHTVKYYSVDQAGNQEASHTITVKLDKTTPTLSVDLSKTMLWSPNHKMVPIDASVDADDESSGVASVVLRSITSNEADQVNNGDKANDIQNADFGTNDTTFALRAERLGKGTGRIYKITYTVTDKAGNSTSVTQTVEVPHDQGKHGK from the coding sequence ATGGGTAAACGGTTACAAAAAAATTTGGCTGTTCTGACGGCGGTTTTGTTAGGCGTCTTAACGAGTGTTTCTACCACCCATACAGCCAACGCGGATGATGGCACTTCAGCATATCCCAATGCACCAGGGGCACGTGCTGCATATGGCGGAGCATATGGAACGGAGCTCTTTCTCGGCGGTAACTATATCGAATTAGGCATTAGCAACTGGGGGGATTTAGGCACTGAAGGCCCAAAACCGAGCCATTTCCGCGGGACCAACGGCAGTTACAGGGTTGGCATGAGTGCTGATTTTGACGGATATGGAAAAGGATACGATCTCCCGATTGATTATTACTTGCCAGGCACTCCAGAAGAACGTTTTGCTGTAGGTTATAAAGTAAACGGAGCGATTTACACAAATTCAAACAGTGCTTTAATGCGATCCAAAAATATGCCGACCACTGTCACGAATGAGTCCAAGATCGAAGAAGGTCTGCTCAAAGCAAATATCGAATCCACTTGGTCCAGCAGGATGAAAGTCTCACAAGTGATCAGTTTTAATGTTAACGACAAATTTTATCGGAATGAAGTAACGCTTACGAATTTAACCGCTCAAACATGGGACAGCGCTCGTTACATGCGCTCTTTTGATCCTGACAATACCGTTTTCGCCGGCAGCAGTTATACTGGTTTTACAACAGTCAATACTGTTACGAAAACCGTTGCTGAGGATGGCAAAGCGGTTGTAAAAGCAGAAGCACAAAGCAATGACCGATACTATCAAATGACTGGATCGAGGGCGCCTTTCTTTTTCTACTCAAACGATCCAGCAGCAAGAGCTTCTATTTTTGGTTTTCTTAATACGAACCCTTATGACCCAAGAGCTTATGATGCACCAACACGAAAGGGACAAAGCATTACAAGCGACATTGCTATCACAATGACTTGGGACTCAGGTCAACTCGCTCCTGGAGAAAGCAAAACATTTACTTATTATTCGAGTTTAGATGAACGCGACTTTGATGATGTAATCAAAGAGATCGAAAAAGATACGACAGCCCCTGTAACAACTGACAATGCGCCGACGGAATGGCAAAATCATGATTTCTCGATTGATTTGACGGCAATCGACGACGAATCCGGCGTTGATCAAACTTATTACGCTGTTGATAACGGGGACCTTCAAACCGGTACATCGGTTTCCATTGATACGGAAGGCGTCCATACAGTGAGCTATTACAGTGTTGATAAAGCGGGGAACCAAGAGGCGGGCCATACGGTGACCGTTAAACTTGATAAAACAGCTCCCGAGACAACGGATAATGCGCCAACAAGCTGGCAAAACCATGATTTCTCCATTGATTTATCAGCAAGCGACGACGAATCTGGGGTAGTTCAAACGTATTACACTATTGACAACGGTGACCTTCAAACCGGTACATCCGTATCGATTCATAGTGAAGGGGTTCATACAGTGAAGTATTACAGTGTCGATCAAGCTGGAAATCAAGAGGCGAGCCATACAATAACCGTAAAACTCGATAAAACGACTCCGACGCTCTCGGTCGATCTCAGTAAAACAATGTTGTGGTCTCCGAATCATAAAATGGTTCCGATTGACGCATCGGTAGATGCCGATGACGAAAGTTCAGGTGTGGCTTCCGTTGTTCTCCGTTCAATTACGAGCAATGAAGCCGATCAAGTCAACAACGGGGACAAAGCAAACGATATCCAGAACGCCGACTTTGGTACGAACGATACAACGTTTGCCTTGCGCGCCGAACGTTTAGGAAAGGGCACAGGTCGAATTTACAAGATTACGTATACCGTTACCGATAAAGCCGGCAACAGCACATCCGTAACGCAAACTGTGGAAGTCCCTCATGATCAGGGAAAGCACGGCAAGTAA
- a CDS encoding circularly permuted type 2 ATP-grasp protein: protein MLTDYVVRHYFDEMMETKGVPRKHYDLFYTKINEMSAKELKERYDLAQSDFLFNGITFTVYSGNEGIERTIPFDFVPRIIPQDEWNELEVGLKQRIRALDAFLEDIYHDGHILKDGVVPRDLVVNCPHFFHQMVNTRFPRGKHIFMAGIDLIRDENGNYRVLEDNLRNPSGLSYVFQSRFVMRKTFPEFFQNYSVRPLEQQFSDLLASLQYFSPDGTIDPKVVLLTPGIYNSAYYDHMFLAQQMGIELVEGQDMLVSNRKVYMKTTKGLQQVDVIYRRIDDEFIDPLEFRGDSLLGVPGLMDAYRAGNVSVLNAIGNGVADDKAVYHYVPDMIRYYLNEEPLIQNVETYYLNDPDVRAYVLDHLDELVVKQKNGSGGYGMLIGPHAEPEEIEKFRQLIKQNPDTFIAQPTIKLSRSPSFQTDRFNSCHVDLRAFVFNGDEPKVFPGGLTRVALKKGSLVVNSSQGGGVKDTWVLHD from the coding sequence ATGCTGACAGATTACGTGGTTCGCCATTATTTTGATGAAATGATGGAAACTAAAGGTGTTCCGAGAAAACATTATGATTTGTTTTATACGAAAATCAATGAGATGTCAGCGAAAGAGCTGAAAGAGCGTTATGATCTCGCACAATCCGATTTTCTTTTCAACGGGATTACGTTCACGGTTTATTCAGGAAATGAGGGAATTGAGCGAACGATTCCGTTTGATTTCGTTCCCCGGATTATTCCTCAAGACGAGTGGAACGAGTTGGAAGTCGGATTGAAGCAACGTATTCGGGCATTGGATGCTTTTCTCGAGGATATTTATCACGATGGCCATATTTTGAAAGACGGCGTGGTTCCGCGGGATTTGGTTGTGAATTGCCCGCATTTTTTTCACCAGATGGTCAACACGAGATTTCCACGAGGAAAACATATTTTCATGGCCGGCATTGATCTGATTCGCGATGAAAATGGAAACTATCGTGTCCTTGAAGATAATTTGCGAAATCCGTCCGGGCTTTCCTACGTTTTTCAGAGCCGTTTTGTCATGCGGAAGACGTTTCCGGAATTTTTTCAAAATTATTCAGTTCGGCCGCTGGAGCAGCAGTTTTCCGATTTACTCGCCTCGCTGCAATATTTTTCCCCCGACGGAACGATAGATCCGAAAGTGGTGTTGCTGACGCCGGGCATATACAATTCCGCTTATTACGACCATATGTTTTTGGCTCAACAAATGGGAATCGAGCTCGTCGAAGGACAGGATATGCTTGTTTCCAATCGGAAAGTTTATATGAAAACAACGAAAGGACTACAGCAAGTGGATGTCATCTATCGAAGAATCGATGATGAATTTATCGATCCACTTGAATTCCGCGGGGATTCCTTGTTGGGTGTGCCTGGGTTAATGGATGCATATAGAGCGGGAAACGTCTCGGTTTTAAATGCGATCGGGAACGGTGTGGCCGACGACAAAGCGGTCTACCATTACGTTCCTGACATGATTCGTTATTATTTGAATGAAGAACCTTTAATTCAAAATGTTGAAACGTATTACTTGAACGACCCTGACGTAAGAGCCTATGTTTTGGATCATCTTGACGAACTTGTCGTCAAGCAAAAAAACGGTTCTGGAGGCTACGGGATGTTGATTGGTCCTCATGCGGAGCCGGAAGAAATTGAGAAGTTTCGCCAACTGATCAAGCAAAATCCAGATACTTTCATCGCCCAGCCGACCATCAAGCTGTCCCGGTCTCCATCCTTTCAAACCGATCGATTTAACAGCTGTCATGTCGATTTAAGAGCATTCGTGTTTAACGGAGATGAACCGAAGGTGTTTCCAGGAGGTTTGACGCGCGTCGCATTGAAAAAAGGATCGCTCGTCGTCAACTCTTCTCAAGGCGGCGGTGTAAAAGACACATGGGTGCTGCATGATTAA
- a CDS encoding class D sortase, with product MVWGKRSKLSFTKIFSLLLLLGGSVFLVLGITGIWTQHVSVGKSLQEAKTITMVNSPRPKAEIETTVDTFVPKIGQVLGLISLPNDKKLPIIQGTETPQLKKGVGHYSKSSFPGQGSQVILSGHRDTVFSHLGELKKGDQIRVKLPYGSFTYTVDHTTIVMADNQEVIHPTDREELVLTTCYPFYYIGNAPKRYIVYAYPVKD from the coding sequence TCTCCCTCCTTCTTTTATTAGGAGGGAGTGTGTTTCTCGTATTGGGGATCACCGGAATCTGGACCCAGCATGTTTCCGTGGGAAAATCGTTGCAAGAGGCAAAAACGATTACCATGGTAAATTCCCCGCGTCCTAAGGCGGAAATCGAAACGACAGTAGATACTTTTGTTCCTAAAATCGGTCAGGTGCTAGGCTTGATAAGCCTGCCCAACGACAAAAAGTTACCGATCATTCAAGGGACCGAAACGCCCCAATTAAAAAAAGGTGTCGGTCATTACTCGAAAAGCTCTTTTCCGGGACAAGGGAGTCAAGTGATTTTATCAGGGCACCGAGACACGGTTTTCTCCCATTTAGGGGAATTGAAAAAAGGGGATCAAATTAGGGTTAAGTTACCGTACGGATCCTTTACTTACACCGTAGACCACACAACAATCGTCATGGCTGACAACCAGGAAGTCATTCATCCTACCGACCGGGAAGAACTTGTATTGACCACGTGTTACCCCTTTTACTATATTGGCAATGCGCCGAAACGATATATCGTTTATGCTTATCCGGTAAAAGATTAA
- a CDS encoding alpha-E domain-containing protein, which translates to MLSRVANSLYWLSRNVERAENNTRLIEMKWISLLENVDKHSKDDQNWSDMVQICGDPNLFTNHYADMNAENALDFITFSDKNGNSILKSIQISRDNARVIREIIPQELWELINTSYWDIRRASEQNLNKENITDFLKRVKNQSLRLQGIIEATMPRDEAYLFIQMGKYLERADKMARILDVYYHRTNTAQAHQKIVDYHHWWAVLQSVSGHDAFLKKHRSFINGERVIYFLIVDPVFPRSISFCMDRLMEAFMEHENGEVHAYSLELYQLLNQLKADLLAFSVDQQPYEELQGFLHNLRNRFNEIGQLILKTYYLGALPAL; encoded by the coding sequence ATGTTAAGCCGGGTTGCCAATTCGTTGTATTGGTTGTCACGAAACGTTGAGCGTGCCGAGAATAACACGCGCTTGATCGAAATGAAATGGATCAGCTTGTTGGAGAACGTCGATAAACATTCGAAGGACGATCAAAACTGGTCGGACATGGTTCAAATTTGCGGAGATCCGAATCTATTTACTAACCATTATGCGGATATGAATGCCGAAAACGCATTAGATTTCATCACTTTTTCCGATAAGAATGGCAACTCCATTTTGAAAAGCATCCAGATCAGCAGGGATAACGCCAGAGTGATTCGGGAAATCATTCCGCAAGAATTATGGGAATTGATCAACACGTCTTATTGGGATATTCGGCGAGCCTCCGAACAGAACTTAAATAAAGAAAATATAACGGACTTCTTGAAGCGGGTCAAAAATCAGTCATTGCGCCTTCAAGGCATCATTGAAGCCACGATGCCGCGTGACGAGGCTTATTTATTCATCCAAATGGGTAAATACTTAGAACGCGCGGATAAGATGGCCCGTATTTTGGACGTGTATTACCATCGCACAAATACGGCGCAAGCCCATCAAAAAATTGTCGATTATCACCATTGGTGGGCTGTATTGCAATCGGTCAGCGGCCATGACGCTTTTTTAAAGAAACATCGGTCCTTTATCAACGGGGAACGTGTGATTTATTTTCTCATTGTTGATCCTGTCTTTCCGCGTTCCATTTCTTTCTGTATGGATCGGCTCATGGAGGCTTTTATGGAACATGAAAACGGTGAAGTGCATGCCTACTCCTTGGAGTTGTACCAATTATTAAATCAATTAAAAGCGGATCTTCTGGCGTTTTCGGTCGATCAGCAGCCGTATGAAGAGTTGCAGGGTTTCTTGCATAATTTGCGAAACCGCTTTAATGAAATTGGACAATTGATTCTCAAAACTTATTATTTGGGAGCGCTGCCGGCATTATGA